In the genome of Leucobacter luti, one region contains:
- a CDS encoding proline racemase family protein — MRTSNVYHAVDSHTEGMPTRVITGGVGVFPGHTMAERRAWFLANRDELRQLLMFEPRGHAAMSGAILQPPTRQDADWGVLYIEVSGCLPMCGHGTIGVATVLVETGMVDVTEPVTTIRLDTPAGLVVAEVAVADGRAERVTITNVPSFVERLDASVAVPGIGTVPYDLAFGGNFYAIVRLTELGIEFRADRSNQQELLDAGLAIMAAINAADEPVHPERTDIRGCHHVYLEAPGSTAAHSRHAMAIFPGWFDRSPCGTGTSARMAQLYARGELSLQQEFINESYIGSRFTGRLISETEVAGRQAVIPTITGRAWLTGTAQYFLDPSDPFPQGFLL; from the coding sequence ATGCGCACCTCGAACGTCTATCACGCCGTCGACTCGCACACCGAGGGAATGCCCACGCGCGTCATTACCGGCGGGGTTGGCGTATTTCCAGGTCACACCATGGCGGAGCGGCGTGCCTGGTTCCTTGCGAACCGCGATGAGCTGCGACAGCTCCTGATGTTCGAACCGCGCGGTCACGCCGCCATGAGCGGCGCGATCCTGCAGCCGCCTACCCGGCAGGACGCTGACTGGGGCGTGTTGTACATCGAGGTCTCCGGCTGTCTCCCGATGTGCGGCCACGGCACGATCGGGGTCGCAACGGTGCTCGTGGAGACCGGCATGGTGGACGTCACCGAGCCTGTCACCACCATCCGGCTCGATACACCAGCCGGCCTGGTCGTGGCCGAGGTCGCGGTGGCCGACGGCCGGGCCGAGCGGGTCACGATCACAAACGTGCCGTCGTTCGTGGAACGCCTCGATGCCAGCGTCGCGGTGCCGGGCATCGGCACGGTACCCTACGATCTCGCCTTCGGCGGCAACTTTTACGCGATCGTGCGGCTCACAGAGCTCGGGATCGAGTTTCGGGCCGACCGCAGCAACCAACAGGAGCTCCTCGACGCTGGTCTCGCCATCATGGCGGCAATCAACGCAGCGGATGAGCCGGTCCACCCGGAGCGCACCGATATCCGCGGGTGCCACCATGTTTATCTCGAAGCGCCCGGATCCACCGCAGCGCACTCGAGGCACGCGATGGCAATCTTTCCCGGCTGGTTTGACCGCTCACCGTGCGGCACCGGGACGAGTGCGCGGATGGCGCAGCTCTACGCGCGAGGCGAACTCTCGCTCCAGCAGGAGTTCATCAACGAGTCGTATATCGGCTCGCGTTTCACCGGTCGGTTGATCTCCGAGACCGAGGTCGCGGGTCGGCAGGCAGTGATCCCCACCATTACCGGCCGGGCCTGGCTCACCGGTACTGCGCAGTACTTCCTCGATCCGAGCGATCCGTTTCCACAGGGGTTCTTACTGTGA
- a CDS encoding ornithine cyclodeaminase family protein, with product MTSLPYLDADEIRSALPYTTAIAAITAGLRSGVDPECDSPRLFSAAPGGEFLLMPAQGSEFSGVKALTVAPQNPARNLAKIQGVYILYSSDTLAPVAVLEGASLTAIRTPAVTLTAVSHLAAAAPGLTPQAPLVLVYGAGVQAAGHIRAARAVFPAARFAVIGRSPERVTALCAEFPKLDIADYGAMPETAVSAADIILCTTSACAPLFDGSLVRETAIVAAVGTHGRDLREVDDVLVRRSDVVVEGRASAARENGNLATALTEADWAAPTAPRNLRELVSGEVTRRTGRPALYTGVGMSWEDLICAAAVFSAAEQSTRR from the coding sequence GTGACGTCACTCCCATATCTTGATGCCGACGAGATCCGCTCGGCACTCCCGTACACCACGGCGATCGCAGCCATCACTGCGGGGCTTCGCTCGGGCGTCGACCCTGAGTGTGACAGCCCGCGCCTGTTCAGTGCGGCCCCAGGGGGAGAATTCCTGTTGATGCCAGCGCAAGGCAGCGAGTTCAGCGGGGTGAAGGCGCTCACCGTTGCACCACAGAACCCCGCGCGCAACCTTGCGAAGATCCAGGGCGTCTACATCCTGTACTCCTCAGACACGCTCGCGCCCGTCGCAGTGTTGGAGGGCGCGAGCCTCACCGCGATCCGCACCCCAGCGGTCACGCTCACCGCGGTGAGCCACCTCGCCGCGGCAGCGCCGGGCCTCACGCCACAGGCACCGCTCGTACTCGTCTACGGTGCCGGCGTGCAGGCCGCAGGGCACATCCGAGCCGCACGAGCCGTATTTCCCGCAGCCCGCTTCGCCGTGATCGGCCGTAGCCCAGAGCGGGTCACGGCCCTCTGCGCCGAGTTTCCGAAGCTTGACATCGCGGACTACGGAGCGATGCCGGAAACCGCGGTCAGCGCAGCCGACATCATCCTGTGCACCACCAGCGCCTGCGCTCCCCTCTTCGATGGCTCCCTCGTGCGCGAGACCGCCATCGTCGCTGCCGTCGGAACGCACGGCCGCGATCTGCGGGAGGTTGACGATGTGCTCGTGCGGCGCTCCGACGTCGTCGTCGAGGGCCGCGCCTCTGCTGCCCGGGAGAACGGCAACCTTGCGACGGCGCTCACCGAGGCAGACTGGGCCGCACCAACCGCCCCACGAAACCTGCGCGAGCTGGTCTCAGGCGAAGTGACACGCCGCACCGGACGACCGGCTTTGTATACCGGAGTCGGAATGTCGTGGGAAGATCTGATCTGTGCGGCTGCCGTATTCTCCGCGGCCGAGCAGAGCACCCGTCGCTGA